One Palaemon carinicauda isolate YSFRI2023 chromosome 4, ASM3689809v2, whole genome shotgun sequence DNA segment encodes these proteins:
- the LOC137639723 gene encoding probable DNA-directed RNA polymerase subunit delta: MVQVLNFLGEDDYDYDNFDDAVNFYDDDFNNNDFYNEDFNDNYYDDFDNNFDNDINDFDDFDDVNVFEVDDFDDFDNDDFDNSVNNFGVHNFDDDDLNDYDFDDFDVVNDDDFEDSVNAFHDDDFDDSDNDFDDHNFDDFDDVNDFEDSVNVFDDDDFDDSDNDFDDHDFDDVNYFDDSVNNFDGHNFDDFDNHDDFDDSVNNFDDHKFCQEYNDHNFDNDDGFDDFDDDDFDDIVNDFDDHSFDDDDGFDDFDDPRRLQ, encoded by the exons ATGGTTCAAGTGTTGAATTTTCTGGGAGAAG ACGACTACGACTATGACAACTTCGATGACGCCGTAAACTTCTACGATGACGACTTCAACAACAATGACTTCTACAATGAGGACTTCAACGACAACTATTACGATGACTTCGACAACAACTTTGACAACGATATCAACGATTTTGACGACTTCGATGATGTCAACGTCTTTGAAGTTGATGACTTCG ATGACTTTGACAACGATGACTTCGATAATAGTGTCAACAACTTCGGCGTCCACAACTTTGACGATGACGACTTGAACGACTACGACTTTGACGACTTCGACGTTGTCAACGACGACGACTTCGAGGATAGTGTCAACGCCTTTCACGACGATGACTTCGATGATAGTGACAATGATTTCGATGACCACAATTTTGACGACTTTGATGACGTCAACGACTTTGAAGATAGTGTCAACGTCTTTGACGACGATGACTTCGATGATAGTGACAACGATTTTGATGACCACGACTTTGACGATGTCAACTACTTCGATGATAGTGTTAACAACTTTGACGGCCACAACTTTGACGACTTCGACAATCATGACGACTTCGATGATAGTGTCAACAACTTCGACGACCACAAGTTT TGTCAAGAATACAACGACCACAACTTTGACAACGACGACGGTTTTGACGACTTCGACGACGACGACTTTGATGATATTGTCAACGACTTCGACGACCACAGCTTTGATGATGACGACGGGTTTGACGACTTCGACGACCCTCGACGACTTCAATGA
- the LOC137639722 gene encoding clumping factor B-like: MLCGPKFSNVILFGIEEENLERLLEVVPNHVLNNADLITESPADDDTVAQSQTDDNPVTQRPADDDPFTQIPADDDSIAQGPTDDKPVTQISADDDSITQSPADDDPVTQIPADDDPVTQSPADDNPVTQISADDDSIAGNPADDDPVTQIPADDDSIAQNPADDDPVPQFPAANDSIAQNPADNHPVTQIPADDDSIALSSADDDSVTQIPADDDSIAQSPADDDPVSQIPADDDSIAQSPADDDPVTQITADDDPVT; the protein is encoded by the coding sequence ATGTTATGTGGGCCAAAATTTAGCAACGTTATTTTATTTGGGATTGAggaagaaaatcttgaaagacttttagaAGTAGTTCCAAATCATGTTTTGAACAATGCAGACCTAATTACcgaaagcccagctgatgatgacacAGTTGCCCAAAGCCAAACTGATGATAACCCAGTAACCCAAAGGCCAGCTGATGATGATCCTTTTACCCAAatcccagctgatgatgactcaattgCCCAAGGCCCAACTGATGATAAACCAGTTACCCAAATctcagctgatgatgactcaattacccaaagcccagctgatgatgacccagttacccaaatcccagctgatgatgacccagttacccaaagcccagctgatgataacCCAGTTACCCAAATctcagctgatgatgactcaattgCCGGAaacccagctgatgatgacccagttacccaaatcccagctgatgatgactcaattgCCCAAAACCCAGCCGATGATGACCCAGTTCCCCAATTCccagctgctaatgactcaattgCCCAAAACCCAGCTGATAATCACCCAGTTACCCAAatcccagctgatgatgactcaattgCCCTAAGctcagctgatgatgactcagttacTCAAATCCCAGCTGATGATGATTCAattgcccaaagcccagctgatgacgACCCAGTTTCCCAAATCCCAGCAGATGATGACTCAattgcccaaagcccagctgatgatgacccagttaccCAAATCacagctgatgatgacccagttacctaa